The Mycolicibacterium boenickei genome has a segment encoding these proteins:
- the phoU gene encoding phosphate signaling complex protein PhoU, translating into MRKAFHDELTALCTQLAEMCELAVSAMQRANAALLDSDLSLAEQVIADHEHIAAYNRRIEESAFRLLVLQQPVASELRTIVGSMHIAADIDRMGALAVHVADISRLRHPECALPDEVRASFTEMGSQAVRLAQTAQEVLVSRDPDAAARLRDEDDAVDTEHRHLFTLLLDRRWEDGVCSAVDVALLGRYYERYADHAVEIGSRVIFEATGGRPVHKKLA; encoded by the coding sequence ATGCGGAAGGCGTTCCACGACGAGTTGACGGCGTTGTGCACTCAACTCGCCGAGATGTGCGAGTTGGCGGTGAGCGCGATGCAGCGGGCCAACGCGGCCCTGCTCGACTCCGACCTGTCGCTGGCCGAGCAGGTCATCGCCGATCACGAACACATCGCCGCCTACAACCGTCGCATCGAGGAGTCGGCGTTTCGGCTGTTGGTCCTGCAGCAGCCGGTGGCCAGCGAATTGCGCACCATCGTCGGGTCGATGCACATCGCGGCTGATATCGACCGAATGGGCGCGCTCGCGGTGCACGTCGCCGACATCTCCCGGTTGCGTCATCCCGAGTGCGCATTGCCCGATGAGGTGCGCGCGAGTTTCACCGAAATGGGATCGCAGGCGGTGCGGTTGGCGCAGACGGCACAGGAGGTGCTGGTGTCACGCGATCCGGACGCCGCGGCACGCCTGCGCGATGAGGACGACGCCGTCGACACCGAGCATCGTCACCTGTTCACCCTGCTGCTGGACCGTCGGTGGGAGGACGGGGTGTGCTCGGCCGTCGACGTCGCCTTGTTGGGCCGCTACTACGAGCGGTACGCCGATCACGCAGTCGAGATCGGCAGCCGGGTGATCTTCGAGGCCACCGGCGGGCGCCCGGTGCACAAGAAACTGGCGTGA
- a CDS encoding GMC oxidoreductase, which translates to MKPDYDVLVIGSGFGGSVSALRLTEKGYRVGVLEAGQRFTDADFAKTSWDLRKFLWAPQLGMYGIQRIHLLRNVMILAGAGVGGGSLNYANTLYVPPDPFFNDPQWKDITDWRAELMPHYDQAQRMLGVVKNPTFTDADRIVKEVADDMGCGDTFVSTPVGVFFGLDGEMTPGKTVPDPFFGGVGPARTGCIECGECMTGCRHGAKNTLVKNYLGLAESAGAQVHPMTTVTNFEQRADGLWEVTTVRTGSKLRRRRKTFTATHLILAAGTYNTQKLLFKMRDTGKLAKLSSRLGVLTRTNSESIVGAQTLTVPEDLDLTHGVAITSSVHPTADTHVEPVRYGKGSNAMGLLQTLMTDGTGPQGTDVPRWRQFLDQGRERPGLLIRLLNPARWSERTVIALVMQHLDNSITTFTKRGPGGKRIMTSKQGHGEPNPTWIPVGNEFTRRMAEKVDGVAGGTWGELFNIPLTAHFLGGAAIGDSAEHGVIDPYQRVYNYPTLYVMDGAAISANLGVNPSLSITAQAERAASLWPNKGQDDQRPAQNEPYRKLAPIAPEHPVVPAEAPAGLRRLPIEPVNSGG; encoded by the coding sequence ATGAAGCCTGACTACGACGTCTTGGTGATCGGTTCTGGATTCGGCGGCAGCGTGAGCGCGCTACGGCTGACGGAGAAGGGCTATCGAGTCGGTGTACTCGAAGCCGGCCAGCGGTTCACGGACGCGGACTTCGCCAAGACCTCGTGGGATCTGCGCAAGTTCTTGTGGGCGCCGCAGTTGGGCATGTACGGCATCCAGCGCATCCACCTGCTGCGCAACGTGATGATCCTGGCCGGTGCGGGCGTGGGCGGCGGATCGCTGAACTACGCCAACACCCTCTACGTGCCGCCGGACCCGTTCTTCAACGACCCGCAGTGGAAGGACATCACCGACTGGCGGGCCGAGCTGATGCCGCACTACGACCAGGCTCAGCGGATGCTCGGCGTGGTGAAGAACCCGACCTTCACCGACGCGGACCGCATCGTCAAAGAGGTCGCCGACGACATGGGCTGCGGCGACACCTTCGTCTCCACTCCGGTCGGGGTGTTCTTCGGCCTCGACGGTGAGATGACGCCGGGCAAGACCGTGCCGGACCCGTTCTTCGGCGGAGTCGGTCCGGCCCGCACCGGGTGCATCGAGTGTGGGGAATGCATGACCGGTTGTCGGCACGGTGCCAAGAACACGCTCGTCAAGAACTACCTCGGGCTCGCGGAATCGGCTGGGGCACAAGTGCATCCGATGACCACGGTGACGAACTTCGAACAGCGCGCCGACGGTCTGTGGGAGGTCACCACTGTCCGTACCGGCAGCAAGCTGCGTCGTCGTCGCAAGACCTTCACCGCGACACACCTGATCCTGGCGGCCGGGACGTACAACACCCAGAAGCTGCTGTTCAAGATGCGGGACACCGGCAAGTTGGCGAAGTTGTCCTCTCGTCTGGGCGTGCTGACCCGTACCAACTCCGAGTCCATCGTGGGCGCCCAGACCCTGACGGTGCCGGAGGATCTGGATCTCACCCACGGTGTGGCCATCACCTCCTCGGTGCATCCCACCGCCGACACTCACGTCGAGCCGGTGCGCTACGGCAAGGGTTCCAACGCGATGGGGCTGCTGCAGACCCTGATGACCGACGGCACCGGGCCGCAGGGCACCGATGTGCCGCGCTGGCGGCAGTTCCTGGACCAGGGCCGTGAGCGGCCAGGGCTGTTGATCCGGCTGCTGAACCCGGCCCGCTGGAGTGAACGGACGGTCATCGCCCTGGTGATGCAGCACCTGGACAACTCGATCACCACCTTCACCAAGCGTGGGCCCGGCGGCAAGCGGATCATGACGTCCAAACAGGGCCACGGCGAGCCGAATCCGACGTGGATCCCGGTGGGGAACGAGTTCACCCGGCGGATGGCGGAGAAGGTCGACGGCGTCGCGGGCGGCACCTGGGGCGAGTTGTTCAACATCCCGCTCACCGCGCACTTCCTGGGTGGGGCCGCCATCGGCGACAGTGCCGAGCACGGCGTCATCGATCCGTACCAACGCGTCTACAACTACCCGACCCTGTACGTCATGGACGGTGCGGCGATCTCGGCGAACCTCGGGGTGAATCCGTCGCTGTCGATCACCGCCCAAGCGGAACGCGCGGCGTCGTTGTGGCCGAACAAGGGGCAGGACGACCAGCGCCCGGCGCAGAATGAGCCGTACCGGAAACTGGCGCCGATCGCGCCCGAGCATCCCGTGGTGCCAGCCGAGGCGCCCGCCGGGCTGCGGCGGCTGCCGATCGAGCCGGTCAACTCGGGCGGTTAA
- a CDS encoding GuaB3 family IMP dehydrogenase-related protein, with the protein MRDMVEIGMGRTARRTYELDDVTIVPSRRTRSSKDVSTAWQLDAYRFEVPVVAHPTDSLVSVEFAIEMGRLGGLGVLNGEGLIGRHADVEAKIAQVLDVAANADDDSAAIRMLQQLHAEPLDPELLGAAVARIREAGVTTAVRVSPQNAQALTPTLVAAGIDLLVIQGTIISAERVASDGEPLNLKTFISELDVPVVAGGVLDHRTALHLMRTGAAGVIVGYGSTAGVTTSDEVLGISVPMATAIADAAAARREYLDETGGRYVHVLADGDIHTSGDLAKAIACGADAVVLGTPLAVAAEAQGGGWFWPTAAAHPSLPRGALLQVAVGERPGLEQVLTGPSDDPFGSLNLVGGLRRSMAKAGYCDLKEFQKVGLTVGS; encoded by the coding sequence ATGCGCGACATGGTTGAAATCGGCATGGGCAGAACCGCCCGCCGCACCTACGAACTCGATGACGTCACGATCGTGCCGTCCCGGCGCACCCGTTCGTCCAAGGACGTGTCGACGGCCTGGCAGCTCGATGCCTATCGCTTCGAGGTTCCGGTTGTCGCGCATCCCACCGACTCCCTGGTGTCGGTGGAGTTCGCGATCGAGATGGGCCGGCTCGGCGGGCTCGGCGTGCTCAACGGTGAGGGGCTGATCGGCAGGCACGCCGATGTCGAGGCGAAGATCGCCCAGGTCCTCGATGTGGCGGCGAACGCCGACGACGATTCGGCTGCCATCCGGATGCTGCAGCAGTTGCATGCCGAGCCGCTGGATCCCGAGCTACTCGGCGCCGCGGTGGCCCGCATCCGCGAGGCCGGGGTGACCACGGCCGTGCGCGTCAGCCCGCAGAACGCCCAGGCCCTGACCCCCACTCTGGTGGCCGCCGGCATCGACCTGCTGGTCATCCAGGGCACCATCATCTCCGCCGAGCGCGTGGCCTCCGACGGTGAGCCGCTGAACCTGAAGACGTTCATCTCCGAGCTCGACGTGCCCGTGGTGGCCGGCGGTGTGCTCGACCACCGCACCGCGCTGCACCTGATGCGCACCGGTGCGGCCGGCGTGATCGTCGGCTACGGCTCCACGGCCGGGGTGACCACGAGCGACGAGGTGCTCGGCATCAGCGTGCCGATGGCCACCGCGATCGCCGATGCGGCCGCCGCCCGCCGTGAGTACCTCGACGAGACCGGCGGACGCTACGTGCACGTGCTGGCCGATGGCGACATCCACACCTCGGGCGACCTGGCCAAGGCGATCGCCTGCGGCGCGGACGCCGTCGTGCTGGGCACGCCGCTGGCAGTGGCGGCCGAGGCCCAGGGCGGTGGCTGGTTCTGGCCGACCGCCGCGGCGCACCCGTCGTTGCCGCGCGGCGCCCTGCTGCAGGTGGCGGTCGGCGAACGCCCGGGCCTGGAACAGGTGCTGACCGGTCCGTCCGACGATCCGTTCGGGTCGCTGAACCTGGTCGGCGGGCTGCGGCGGTCGATGGCCAAGGCGGGCTACTGCGATCTCAAGGAGTTCCAGAAGGTCGGCCTGACCGTCGGGAGCTGA
- the guaB gene encoding IMP dehydrogenase — translation MSIAESSVPIAVPVPTGGDDPTKVAMLGLTFDDVLLLPAASDVVPAAADTSSQLTRNIRLRVPLVSSAMDTVTESRMAIAMARAGGMGVLHRNLPAAEQAAQVEIVKRSEAGMVTDPVTCSPTNTLAEVDAMCARFRISGLPVVDNDGQLVGIITNRDMRFEVDENKPVAEVMTKPPLITAQEGVSAEAALGLLRRHKIEKLPIVDGHGKLTGLITVKDFVKTEQFPLATKDSDGRLLVGAAVGVGDDAWARAMTLVDAGVDVLIVDTAHAHNRGVLDMVARVKQAVGDRVEVVGGNVATRAAASALVQAGADAVKVGVGPGSICTTRVVAGVGAPQITAILEAVAACKPYGVPVIADGGLQYSGDIAKALAAGASTAMLGSLLAGTAESPGELIFVNGKQFKSYRGMGSLGAMQGRGGGKSYSKDRYFQDDVLSEDKLVPEGIEGRVPFRGPLGTVIHQLTGGLRAAMGYTGSATIEQLQQAQFVQITAAGLKESHPHDITMTVEAPNYYTR, via the coding sequence ATGTCGATCGCTGAAAGCAGCGTTCCCATCGCCGTACCGGTGCCGACCGGTGGCGATGACCCCACCAAGGTCGCAATGCTCGGCCTCACCTTTGATGATGTGCTGCTGCTGCCTGCGGCCTCCGATGTAGTTCCCGCCGCTGCCGACACCTCGAGCCAGCTGACCCGCAACATCCGTCTGCGGGTGCCGTTGGTCAGCTCCGCGATGGACACCGTCACCGAATCGCGGATGGCCATCGCGATGGCCCGCGCCGGCGGCATGGGTGTGCTGCACCGCAACCTGCCCGCCGCCGAACAGGCCGCCCAGGTGGAGATCGTGAAGCGCTCCGAGGCCGGCATGGTCACCGACCCGGTCACCTGCTCGCCGACCAACACCCTGGCCGAGGTCGACGCGATGTGCGCCCGGTTCCGGATCTCGGGTCTGCCGGTCGTCGACAACGACGGCCAGCTCGTCGGGATCATCACCAACCGCGACATGCGGTTCGAGGTGGACGAGAACAAGCCCGTCGCCGAGGTGATGACCAAGCCGCCGCTGATCACCGCGCAGGAAGGCGTTTCGGCCGAAGCCGCGCTCGGCCTGCTGCGCCGCCACAAGATCGAGAAACTGCCGATCGTCGACGGGCACGGCAAGCTGACCGGCCTGATCACGGTCAAGGATTTCGTCAAGACCGAGCAGTTCCCGTTGGCCACCAAGGACAGCGATGGCCGGCTGCTGGTCGGCGCCGCGGTCGGCGTCGGCGATGACGCCTGGGCCCGGGCCATGACCCTGGTCGACGCGGGTGTCGACGTGCTGATCGTCGACACCGCCCACGCCCACAACCGCGGCGTGCTCGACATGGTGGCGCGGGTGAAGCAGGCCGTGGGTGACCGCGTCGAGGTGGTCGGCGGCAACGTCGCGACCCGGGCTGCGGCCTCCGCACTCGTGCAGGCCGGTGCCGACGCCGTCAAGGTCGGTGTGGGCCCCGGCTCGATCTGCACCACCCGCGTGGTCGCCGGTGTCGGCGCCCCGCAGATCACCGCCATCCTCGAAGCCGTCGCGGCCTGCAAGCCCTACGGCGTCCCGGTGATCGCCGACGGCGGTCTGCAGTACTCCGGTGACATCGCCAAGGCGCTGGCCGCCGGCGCATCGACGGCCATGCTGGGCTCGCTGCTGGCCGGCACCGCCGAGTCGCCCGGTGAGCTGATCTTCGTCAACGGCAAGCAGTTCAAGAGCTACCGCGGCATGGGCTCGCTGGGCGCCATGCAGGGACGCGGCGGCGGCAAGTCCTACTCCAAGGACCGCTACTTCCAGGACGACGTGCTCTCCGAGGACAAGTTGGTGCCCGAGGGCATCGAGGGCCGGGTGCCGTTCCGCGGTCCGCTCGGGACGGTGATCCACCAGCTGACCGGCGGTTTGCGGGCCGCGATGGGCTACACCGGCTCGGCGACCATCGAGCAGCTGCAGCAGGCGCAGTTCGTCCAGATCACGGCGGCCGGGTTGAAGGAAAGCCACCCGCACGACATCACCATGACTGTCGAGGCCCCCAACTACTACACCCGCTGA
- a CDS encoding DUF5319 domain-containing protein — protein MRDHLPPGLPPDPFADDPCDPSAALDAIEPGQPLDPQERTAVEADLADLAVYEALLAHKGIRGLVVCCDECQQDHYHDWDMLRANLLQLLVDGTVRPHEPAYDPEPDAYVTWDYCRGYADASLNEATSDTDGYR, from the coding sequence GTGCGTGACCACCTCCCCCCTGGTTTGCCGCCCGATCCGTTTGCCGACGATCCTTGCGATCCGTCGGCTGCGCTGGACGCGATCGAGCCGGGCCAGCCTCTGGACCCCCAGGAACGGACGGCAGTCGAGGCAGATCTCGCTGATCTGGCGGTGTACGAAGCGTTGTTGGCACACAAGGGAATTCGTGGCCTCGTCGTCTGCTGTGACGAATGCCAGCAGGACCACTACCACGACTGGGACATGCTGCGGGCCAACCTGCTGCAGCTGCTTGTCGACGGCACGGTGCGCCCGCACGAGCCGGCCTACGATCCTGAGCCCGACGCCTATGTGACGTGGGACTACTGCCGCGGTTACGCCGACGCGTCCCTCAACGAGGCCACCTCGGACACCGACGGCTACCGCTGA
- a CDS encoding anti-sigma-D factor RsdA: MPDFGRWTSNGGDPSLNEINRSEKFIEALSLEHQVYATDREEAELAVLLAGWRDEARRTPMSGIATPREAVAALNKATSQGRVRMPMALVGSMAAALLCLGGFGAAVYGSGPGDALYGVRGLVFGSAPVTRDVGVELASSELKQVQQLIDEGQWEQAQQKLQTLTTTVATVGDEQRKQELVDQWQQLSVKVENRDPNATVPPDAPPVVLPEVTVTTTPSTPAESPSGETPTSTPTTGPSTSPTSPTETSPGSETSNPSATSTPAEPGTSQPSTTAPSTPSSSVSPAPTSSAEPSTSAPSSPAPQPSATRTTSAPTTSAAPAAEAPVTTTTVAPAVEPTSVPSAPPAHTSTAAPAETGSGAGHEGPSGGRNGEGPALPGIELPLLPGLGGQR; the protein is encoded by the coding sequence ATGCCTGACTTCGGCCGCTGGACTTCGAACGGTGGTGATCCGTCCCTCAACGAGATCAACCGGTCCGAGAAATTCATCGAGGCGTTGTCCCTCGAGCACCAGGTCTATGCCACCGACCGGGAAGAGGCCGAACTGGCCGTCCTGCTGGCCGGGTGGCGCGACGAGGCGCGGCGTACCCCGATGTCGGGTATCGCGACGCCCCGTGAGGCCGTGGCGGCGCTCAACAAGGCCACCTCGCAGGGCCGGGTGCGGATGCCGATGGCCCTGGTGGGGTCGATGGCCGCCGCGCTGCTGTGCCTGGGCGGGTTCGGTGCGGCGGTGTACGGCTCCGGTCCGGGTGACGCGCTCTACGGCGTGCGCGGCCTGGTCTTCGGCTCGGCGCCGGTGACGCGCGACGTGGGCGTCGAGTTGGCGTCCAGTGAGCTCAAGCAGGTTCAGCAGCTGATCGACGAAGGACAGTGGGAACAGGCGCAGCAGAAGCTGCAGACGCTGACCACCACGGTCGCCACCGTCGGTGACGAGCAGCGCAAGCAGGAACTCGTCGACCAGTGGCAGCAGCTGTCGGTGAAGGTGGAGAACCGCGATCCGAACGCGACCGTGCCGCCCGATGCGCCGCCGGTGGTGCTGCCCGAGGTGACGGTGACGACGACCCCGTCGACGCCGGCCGAGAGCCCGTCCGGGGAGACCCCGACGTCGACGCCGACGACCGGGCCTTCGACCTCGCCCACCTCGCCGACGGAAACCTCGCCCGGCTCGGAGACCTCCAACCCGTCGGCAACATCCACGCCGGCGGAGCCTGGGACCTCGCAACCGAGCACCACTGCGCCGTCGACGCCATCCTCGTCTGTGTCACCGGCACCGACGTCCAGCGCCGAGCCGAGCACGAGTGCCCCGTCGTCGCCCGCGCCGCAGCCGTCGGCGACGCGTACGACATCGGCACCCACCACTTCGGCCGCTCCGGCGGCTGAGGCACCGGTGACCACCACTACCGTCGCGCCGGCGGTGGAGCCCACGTCGGTGCCGTCGGCACCTCCGGCGCACACGTCGACGGCAGCGCCTGCCGAGACCGGAAGTGGCGCAGGTCACGAGGGCCCGTCGGGCGGGCGTAATGGTGAGGGCCCGGCATTGCCGGGGATCGAACTGCCCCTGTTGCCGGGGCTAGGCGGTCAGCGGTAG
- a CDS encoding sigma-70 family RNA polymerase sigma factor, translated as MTSSGDRLDIVVAEAVAGDRNALSEVLEIIRPIVVRYVRARVGATERSGLSADDVAQEVCLAAITALPRYKDQGRPFLAFVYGIAAHKVADAHRAAARNRAEPTDVVPERFSLDAGPEQSALDTESSERMARLLSVLPEKQREILILRVVVGLSAEETAEAVGSTAGAVRVAQHRALARLKTEIMATGRDHA; from the coding sequence ATGACAAGTTCGGGAGACCGTCTCGACATTGTCGTTGCTGAGGCAGTGGCAGGTGATCGGAACGCGCTCTCGGAAGTGCTGGAGATCATTCGGCCGATCGTCGTTCGATATGTGCGGGCGAGGGTGGGGGCGACCGAGCGTAGTGGTCTGTCAGCTGATGACGTTGCGCAGGAGGTTTGCTTGGCCGCCATAACGGCGCTGCCGCGCTACAAAGATCAGGGACGCCCGTTCCTGGCCTTTGTCTATGGCATCGCTGCGCACAAGGTTGCTGACGCGCATCGCGCGGCGGCCAGGAATCGTGCCGAGCCCACGGATGTGGTGCCCGAGCGGTTCTCCCTTGACGCGGGGCCCGAGCAGTCCGCGCTCGACACCGAGTCGTCGGAACGGATGGCCAGGCTGCTGTCCGTGCTGCCCGAGAAGCAGCGCGAGATCCTCATCCTGCGGGTCGTGGTCGGCTTGAGTGCGGAAGAGACGGCCGAGGCCGTCGGCAGCACCGCCGGCGCGGTGCGCGTCGCGCAGCACCGGGCGCTGGCCCGGCTCAAGACCGAGATCATGGCGACGGGGCGTGACCATGCCTGA